From Pan paniscus chromosome 6, NHGRI_mPanPan1-v2.0_pri, whole genome shotgun sequence, one genomic window encodes:
- the BPGM gene encoding bisphosphoglycerate mutase: MSKYKLIMLRHGEGAWNKENRFCSWVDQKLNSEGMEEARNCGKQLKALNFEFDLVFTSVLNRSIHTAWLILEELGQEWVPVESSWRLNERHYGALIGLNREQMALNHGEEQVRLWRRSYNVTPPPIEESHPYYHEIYNDRRYKVCDVPLDQLPRSESLKDVLERLLPYWNERIAPEVLRGKTILISAHGNSSRALLKHLEGISDEDIINITLPTGVPILLELDENLRAVGPHQFLGDQEAIQAAIKKVEDQGKVKQAKK, translated from the exons ATGTCCAAGTACAAACTTATTATGTTAAGACATGGAGAGGGTGCTTGGAATAAGGAGAACCGTTTTTGTAGCTGGGTGGATCAGAAACTCAACAGCGAAGGAATGGAGGAAGCTCGGAACTGTGGGAAGCAACTCAAAGCGTTAAACTTTGAGTTTGATCTTGTATTCACATCTGTCCTTAATCGGTCCATTCACACAGCCTGGCTGATCCTGGAAGAGCTAGGCCAGGAATGGGTGCCTGTGGAAAGCTCCTGGCGTCTAAATGAGCGTCATTATGGGGCCTTGATCGGTCTCAACAGGGAGCAAATGGCTTTGAATCATGGTGAAGAACAAGTGAGGCTCTGGAGAAGAAGCTACAATGTAACCCCGCCTCCCATTGAGGAGTCTCATCCTTACTACCACGAAATCTACAACGACCGGAGGTATAAAGTATGTGATGTGCCCTTGGATCAACTGCCACGGTCGGAAAGCTTAAAGGATGTTCTGGAGAGACTCCTTCCCTATTGGAATGAAAGGATTGCTCCCGAAGTATTACGTGGCAAAACCATTCTGATATCTGCTCATGGAAATAGCAGTAGGGCACTCCTAAAACACCTGGAAG GTATCTCAGATGAAGACATCATCAACATTACTCTTCCTACTGGAGTCCCCATTCTTCTGGAATTGGATGAAAACCTGCGTGCTGTTGGGCCTCATCAGTTCCTGGGTGACCAAGAGGCGATCCAAGCAGCCATTAAGAAAGTAGAAGATCAAGGAAAAGTGAAACAAGCTAAAAAATAG